One window from the genome of Camelus bactrianus isolate YW-2024 breed Bactrian camel chromosome 4, ASM4877302v1, whole genome shotgun sequence encodes:
- the FAM78A gene encoding protein FAM78A isoform X3 encodes MNDNFYPSVTWAVPVSESNVAKLTNIYRDQSFTTWLVATNTSTNDMIILQTLHWRMQLSIEVNPNRPLGQRARLREPIAQDQPKILSKNEPIPPSALVKPNANDAQVLMWRPKYGQPLVVIPPKHR; translated from the coding sequence ATGAACGACAACTTTTACCCAAGCGTCACGTGGGCCGTGCCCGTCAGCGAGAGCAACGTGGCCAAACTGACCAACATCTACCGGGACCAGAGCTTCACCACGTGGCTGGTGGCCACCAACACCTCCACCAATGACATGATCATCTTGCAGACGCTTCACTGGCGCATGCAGCTCAGCATCGAGGTGAACCCCAACCGGCCCCTGGGCCAGCGCGCCCGGCTGCGGGAGCCCATCGCCCAGGACCAGCCCAAAATCCTGAGCAAGAACGAGCCGATCCCGCCCAGCGCCCTGGTCAAGCCCAACGCCAACGACGCTCAGGTCCTCATGTGGCGGCCCAAGTACGGGCAGCCGCTGGTGGTGATCCCGCCCAAGCACCGGTAA
- the FAM78A gene encoding protein FAM78A isoform X2 produces the protein MWSSWELPDLQEGKIEAISDSDGVNYPWYGNTTETCTIVGPTKRDSKFIISMNDNFYPSVTWAVPVSESNVAKLTNIYRDQSFTTWLVATNTSTNDMIILQTLHWRMQLSIEVNPNRPLGQRARLREPIAQDQPKILSKNEPIPPSALVKPNANDAQVLMWRPKYGQPLVVIPPKHR, from the exons ATGTG GTCCAGCTGGGAGCTCCCGGACCTCCAGGAAGGCAAGATCGAGGCCATCAGCGACTCGGACGGGGTGAACTACCCCTGGTACGGCAACACCACAGAGACCTGCACCATCGTGGGCCCCACCAAGAGAGACTCCAAGTTCATCATCAGCATGAACGACAACTTTTACCCAAGCGTCACGTGGGCCGTGCCCGTCAGCGAGAGCAACGTGGCCAAACTGACCAACATCTACCGGGACCAGAGCTTCACCACGTGGCTGGTGGCCACCAACACCTCCACCAATGACATGATCATCTTGCAGACGCTTCACTGGCGCATGCAGCTCAGCATCGAGGTGAACCCCAACCGGCCCCTGGGCCAGCGCGCCCGGCTGCGGGAGCCCATCGCCCAGGACCAGCCCAAAATCCTGAGCAAGAACGAGCCGATCCCGCCCAGCGCCCTGGTCAAGCCCAACGCCAACGACGCTCAGGTCCTCATGTGGCGGCCCAAGTACGGGCAGCCGCTGGTGGTGATCCCGCCCAAGCACCGGTAA